GATCCGTCCCACCGATTCTCCGAAGGTGAGGGGTTTGACGATCCCTACGAGGGGTTCGATCTCGAACCCGAGTTCGACATCGATCCGAGTCAGGTCGATCCCGTGGATTCACGGGTGCTCACAGACAATCTCGACGTGGGCCAGCTACCACAGGACGACATCGACGTGGAACGGCTCATCGAGATCGGCATCGAATACACGCAGATCAATCGGTACGAGCAGGCGACCGAGACGTTCGAGCGCGTCGCCCGTCTGACCGATGATGATCGCCTCAAACAGGAGGCACGAGTGAACAAGGGGGCTGCCCACGCGCAACTGGAGGAGTACGACGCGGCGATCGGCGCGTATCAGGAAGCGCTCCGGATCGACGAGGAGAGCGAACACGCTGCGACTGCGGAAACCAATCTCGCCTACGCGCTCTGGGAATCTGGCCGGTCCGAGCAGGCACTTTCCCACTCAGAACGCGCGGTCGAACTCGATCCCCGGTTCGGCCAAGCGTGGTACAACCGTGGCTTTTTCCTCGCGGAACGTGGTCTCGCCGAGGACGCCGTCGACTGTTTCAACAACGCACTTCGTCTCGGATTCAGAAACGCCGACATCCTCGAAGAGAAGGCCACGGCGCTTGAAGAGCTTGGAAAGGACGAGGAGGCCGAAGAAGTCGCCGCTCAAGCCGAAGAGATACGCCAACAAGCAGAGAGTCGGATGATGGAGTGAGGATGTTACTCACACAGCACGAAACGGATCGGGGATTGCTCGTTGCGGTGTGTGACACCGACGTCGTCGGAGACACGTTTGAAAACGAGCAAGCGACGCTCACGGTCGACGCGGAGTTTTACGCCGATGATGCCCGAACCGCTGACGAAGACGCCGTGATCGAGGCGCTCTCGCGGGCGACGATCGCCAATATCGTCGGCACCCGTGCCGTGACGATCGCCATCGAACACGGGATCATCGACGAAGCGTCAGTGCTCGATTTCGATGGCACGCGACACGCACAGCTGTTGCGACTGTAACAGCATGGACACCACCAAAGCGTATCGCACGTTGGCCGGACGGGGAACAGCCGTCGTTTCTATTCAAGGCTCGGAGTTTATCGGCCACGCATCGCCTGTAACGGGGCAGGTCGCCGCCGAAACGTTCGTCGAAACCATCCGAGAGAATCATTCCGACGCCACCCACAACGTCCCGGCCTACCGCGTCCACACGGGGACGGAACGCCGATTGCTTAGGGAGTATTCGAGCGACGACGGGGAGCCGTCTGGATCGGCTGGAAAGCCGGTGTTGAATGTGCTACAGGGCCAAGAGCTAGAAAATGCGGCCGTGGTCGTAACGCGACATTTCGGCGGTACTGAGCTTGGCGTCGGTGGACTTGTCCGTGCGTATTCCCGGGTAACCACCCAAGCGATCGACGCGGCAGGCACCATCGACACCGTCCCTCACGAGGAACTCCTCGTCACCGTCGACTACGACGATTCGGGAACGGTACGCGGAACGCTCGAAAGCGCCGGCGTCGAGTTTGAGGCCACCTACGAGGAGCAGGTTGCGTTCGACGTGCGGGTGCCAGTCGCCGACAGCGACGACTTGTGCGATCGGCTCCAAAGCGCAACGAGCGGCCGTGCGAAGATCGACTGATCGAGAACCGAGACGAATAAGGAGGTGGCTCCATTTTCGGAAACTCCCGACGGTCGTACGGGCTGCTCTGTTTTCTATCCAAAAATCATATGCTGATCATTGAGGTTCCTTTTCCACCCGAAACGAAGGGGTAACCGGTCGTATTGACAGCGTCAATCGGTTCCGAACGCCCGGTCACCGGCGTCACCGAGACCGGGGACGATGTAGCCGTCTTCGTCGAGGTGGTCGTCTAGAGCGACGGTGAGAAGCGTTGCCGTGGGAACAGCCTCGTCGACGCGCAACACGCCATCGGGCGCGCTCACAGCCGAGAGCACGAACAGGTTTTCGGGATCGGGTTGGTTGTCAAGCACCTCTTCGAGAACGGCACACATCGTACTGCCCGTTGCGAGCATCGGGTCCGCGACGATCACGGTGTCCTCGGGATTGATGTCCGGTAGCTTCACGTAATCGATGGAGATGGGAAACGTGCCATCCTCGTCCATCCCAGCTTGCTCGTCGCGCCCGGCGCTGATGATCCCCTGTCGCGCGCTCGGAAACGCCTTCAACAGTCCTTCGACGAACGGCGTTGCCGCGCGAAGCACGTTGATGATCACCACGTCGTCGAGTCCAGTGAGTCGCTCACCGGTGATCTCCGTGAGCGGCGTCGTCACCGGAACGTACTCCGTCTCCATCGCACCGTCGATGATCTCGTATCCACAGACGCGCCCGAGTTTGACGAGTCCCTTCCGGAACGACACTTGCGCCGTGCTCGTGTCACGAAGCGTCGACAGCGTGTCCCGCGCCAGCGCGTGTGTGATGACGTGGACGTTATCTCGGTCTTCGATGGCCATATCTCTATTCCGGATAGCGACAGTGATAAAGAGGGTGAATCCGATCCGTCTACAGCGGCGACAACCGCAGTGAGGGCGCTTGCTATCCTCCGCCGGCGAAAGATATACAAAATAGAACATGCATGGTTCCGCCTTCCCACGCCGACATGCTTTTCCCGTCCGGTCGGCGACCGTGAGCACATGACACTCGCGGATCGAATCGAGCGATACTATCAGCACCTCGTGGAGTGGGCACACGGATTGTACCACGGGATGATCGAGCATCCGGCGTACGAGCTGATCGAAAAGGAGGCGGAAGACGTCGAGGACACGTTTTTGCTCGCGTGTTTTCCGGACGCCTTCGGAATCCCGAGTCCGATCGCTTACTACACCGCAGAACTCCTGCCGTATCTGGCCGGGGAGTTCGAGGGATGGGAGCGGCGGTTGTGGGATCGTGAGTCGCTGCTCGAACGAAAGGGCCAACAGTACCACTTCTGATGGGATCGTTCGTTTTCTTCGGGGGAAAAGGCGGGGTTGGCAAGACGACGGTTGCCTCGGCGTACGCCCTACAGTGTAGTCAGGCGGGCGTTAGAACGCTGGTAGTGTCGACGGATCCGGCACACAGCACGAGCGACGTGTTCGAACAGGAGTTCGGTGACGAGCCCACTCCTGTCGAGGGGTACGAGGATCTCTCTGCGATGGAGATCGATCCCACAGCGGAGATCGATGAGCATCTACAGGAAACCAAACGGGCGTTGGACGACCACGTGAGCGCCTCGATGGTCAACGCGATCGATCGACAGATCGAACTCGCCCACCGAACACCCGGTGCCTACGAGGCCGCACTGTTCGACCGGTTCATCGACGTGATGGCCGACGCCGAGGCGTACGACCGCATCGTCTTCGACACCGCCCCGACGGGAGGGACCCTCCGGCTGCTGTCGCTTCCCGACGCCCTCGATGGGTGGATCGAGCGGCTCATCGAGAAGCGAACCCGGAGCATCGATCTGTTCGAGAAGGCGGCGATCGGCGACCGAGAAGCGAGGCGGAAAGCCGAAACCGACCCCATCATCGCCAGGCTTCGAGAGCGAAAGGATCGATTCGAGTTCGCCGGGCGGATGCTCCGGGATTCGGCGACGTTCTATCTCGTACTCACCCCCGACGAACTCTCCATTCGCGAAACACGGCGTACGATCGAAGATCTCACCGATCACGATCTCCCCGTTTCGGGTCTGATCGTCAATCGTCTCACACCCCAACCCGACGATGACGAACAGGGACAAGGTGGACAGTTCCTCCGTCAACGCTGTGCCACCGAACGCGAACGTCTCGACACCATCCGGACGTTGGCACCGCCCGTCGTCGCTACCATCCAAACACGAGCCGGTGAGATCAAGGGCGACCTGCTCGATGACGTTGCGAGTGGCCTGTCGGTTGAACGGTAGAAAACGTCGCGTAGTTCCCGTCTAGATAACTAACTGTCCGAGTGCGGGCCATCCTCTTAGTTCTGTCGGCAGAAGTGAAAACACAAAACATTCATCATTATCTCTCAGAAGAAGTGCTATAGAAATACAGTGAAATATGAACTTACTACATAGATTCATCTCTACTGGTCGTAGAGTAGGTGATCGTAGCGATGTGTGGTACGTTTTCCTGATCGTCATCGGCTGGGGTTTTGCTTATTTTCACAGACTCGACAGGCCAGTTTCCTTGTGGGATGAGACGGCGTACATGACAGCCGCCCGTTTCGCCGTCGAGCGAGGCTATTGGGTAGTACCGCACGTTCCCTACAACGGTTGGTCGGGATCTGAGATCGTTGGTGTGCAGCCGTTTTTACTCAAGCCACCGTTTGCGATCTGGCTACAGGCTGTTTCGATGGAACTGTTCGGTGTCTCGCCCACGGCTGGACGGCTGCCAGCCGTCGTTTGTACCTTACTGCTTGCTGTGCTCACCTACCGGATCGGGCGGACGATCTACTCACGCAACGCCGGCTTCGTCGCTGCTGTGGTGGTGCTCTCGGCTACGATGGTGTTCGACAACTACCATGGCGGTCGGAGTGCAGCCATGGACGTTCCCATGCTCCTTTTTGGGACGCTCGCTGTGTATGCGCTGTTTCTAGGGGTTCGACGCGACGGCTCCCGAACGCGTCTTTTCTCCGTGGCCGGACTGGCCGTCGGCGTTGCCGTTCTCACCAAGGGATTTAACGCTGGGATATTCGCGTTCATCGTGCTTCCGCTGGTCTTCGTCCACTGGCGGGCGTTTCTCTCTCGTGGGGCGCTTTTCGGTGTCACTCTGGCAGTCCTTGTTCCGTTCTCGTGGTTTGCAGTCGTCGAGTTGCTCCACGATGGAATGTTGGTGTCGATGTTTTATGAGCAAGTTTTCAATCGTGTGGCTGGCGAGAAGGTCACCCATACCGGCACGTTCGGCTTCATGAACTTCCCATACTTCCGTACTGCACCTGTCCTTTTTGCGCCGTGGTGGTTTCTGTTTTTGCCCGCGCTCGTGACCGTCCCGCTCGGTGTGATGCTTCGCCGTGGCCGTTCCCGTCAAACGACGGAAACGGTGTTCATCTGCTGGTGGGCGCTCGTTGTCTTCGCCTTTTTCCTTCCGACCGGCAATCACAGATGGTATCTCATGCCGATGGTCGTCCCGATGGGACTGCTCTGTGGCCGTCTCGTCGATCGTGGGCTTCGATCCGGACCGGAGGCAGCCGGGCTTGCAGTCGGTGGATGGATGACTGTAATGCGAACGGAGTTAGTCGGTGAGACGCTCGCTATGACACCGGTAATACCGACGATTCCCGAGTCAGCTGCTCGGGCGAGTGTAGCGATCGGTGTTCTCGGTGTTCACATCGCCGTCGTCTATC
The sequence above is drawn from the Halocatena salina genome and encodes:
- a CDS encoding tetratricopeptide repeat protein — encoded protein: MADDGDPSHRFSEGEGFDDPYEGFDLEPEFDIDPSQVDPVDSRVLTDNLDVGQLPQDDIDVERLIEIGIEYTQINRYEQATETFERVARLTDDDRLKQEARVNKGAAHAQLEEYDAAIGAYQEALRIDEESEHAATAETNLAYALWESGRSEQALSHSERAVELDPRFGQAWYNRGFFLAERGLAEDAVDCFNNALRLGFRNADILEEKATALEELGKDEEAEEVAAQAEEIRQQAESRMME
- a CDS encoding DUF424 domain-containing protein, with the protein product MLLTQHETDRGLLVAVCDTDVVGDTFENEQATLTVDAEFYADDARTADEDAVIEALSRATIANIVGTRAVTIAIEHGIIDEASVLDFDGTRHAQLLRL
- a CDS encoding IMPACT family protein; this translates as MARDTHSCCDCNSMDTTKAYRTLAGRGTAVVSIQGSEFIGHASPVTGQVAAETFVETIRENHSDATHNVPAYRVHTGTERRLLREYSSDDGEPSGSAGKPVLNVLQGQELENAAVVVTRHFGGTELGVGGLVRAYSRVTTQAIDAAGTIDTVPHEELLVTVDYDDSGTVRGTLESAGVEFEATYEEQVAFDVRVPVADSDDLCDRLQSATSGRAKID
- the upp gene encoding uracil phosphoribosyltransferase, coding for MAIEDRDNVHVITHALARDTLSTLRDTSTAQVSFRKGLVKLGRVCGYEIIDGAMETEYVPVTTPLTEITGERLTGLDDVVIINVLRAATPFVEGLLKAFPSARQGIISAGRDEQAGMDEDGTFPISIDYVKLPDINPEDTVIVADPMLATGSTMCAVLEEVLDNQPDPENLFVLSAVSAPDGVLRVDEAVPTATLLTVALDDHLDEDGYIVPGLGDAGDRAFGTD
- a CDS encoding ArsA family ATPase — translated: MGSFVFFGGKGGVGKTTVASAYALQCSQAGVRTLVVSTDPAHSTSDVFEQEFGDEPTPVEGYEDLSAMEIDPTAEIDEHLQETKRALDDHVSASMVNAIDRQIELAHRTPGAYEAALFDRFIDVMADAEAYDRIVFDTAPTGGTLRLLSLPDALDGWIERLIEKRTRSIDLFEKAAIGDREARRKAETDPIIARLRERKDRFEFAGRMLRDSATFYLVLTPDELSIRETRRTIEDLTDHDLPVSGLIVNRLTPQPDDDEQGQGGQFLRQRCATERERLDTIRTLAPPVVATIQTRAGEIKGDLLDDVASGLSVER
- a CDS encoding ArnT family glycosyltransferase, translating into MTAARFAVERGYWVVPHVPYNGWSGSEIVGVQPFLLKPPFAIWLQAVSMELFGVSPTAGRLPAVVCTLLLAVLTYRIGRTIYSRNAGFVAAVVVLSATMVFDNYHGGRSAAMDVPMLLFGTLAVYALFLGVRRDGSRTRLFSVAGLAVGVAVLTKGFNAGIFAFIVLPLVFVHWRAFLSRGALFGVTLAVLVPFSWFAVVELLHDGMLVSMFYEQVFNRVAGEKVTHTGTFGFMNFPYFRTAPVLFAPWWFLFLPALVTVPLGVMLRRGRSRQTTETVFICWWALVVFAFFLPTGNHRWYLMPMVVPMGLLCGRLVDRGLRSGPEAAGLAVGGWMTVMRTELVGETLAMTPVIPTIPESAARASVAIGVLGVHIAVVYRNQWVGAVSLSGWIDARYLTVGKRVFIASLIVVVLVQVPFDDTGWRASEQQERLANGLHSMTPPDTPVYVHSSADISIYAFVFHAERPLRSATIDGINTDPTIEYVLINESETARIDRMHSRVGSMSSEYFGPYVLVRLNRTSATSHAQPSFRPLEPGRGATIS